A window of Pseudoliparis swirei isolate HS2019 ecotype Mariana Trench chromosome 13, NWPU_hadal_v1, whole genome shotgun sequence genomic DNA:
CTCAGCCAGAACCAGCTGGtctctctgagaggaggagagtgcaGAGGCCTGGCAGTCCTGGAATGCCTCAACCTCACCTGCAACAACATCTCACGCATCCACGCCGGCGCCTTCGAGGGCCTCGCCGCGCTGCGGACCCTGCTTCTGACCCTGCTTCTGACCCTGCTTCTGACCCTGCTTCTGACCCACAACGCACTGGCGGCGCTCCCTCCGAGTCTCTTTGGGTCCCTGCCGACCATTCAGGAAGTCCGTCTGTCCCTGAACCGGCTCACGGCCTTCGGCTGCGAGGACTCCGGTCGCGCCTCGACCTTTTCGCCAACGCCCTCCGGAGGCTGAACGTGAGCTGCCTCCCGCCCTCGAGTCCATCGGGCTGTCCAACAACTCCAGGCTGGAGCTGCGGCCGGACGTCTTTGCCTCCAACCCGAGGCTGAGGACTCTGCTCGGCCGGGGGGTCAAAGCAGAGGTTCTGATGGGACTCTCAGCCGAGACCAAGAAGAATCTGACTCGGGTCGCGTTTTCTTTGTTCCTGGAGGAATCTCCACTGACGATCTGCGGAGTGTGAGAAGGAATGGACCGGCTGGAGAGAGTCGAGGTGCAGTGTGTGCTCTGGTTGCAACATctgtgtttccctttttgatTGAGTGTTAAATAACTCACCTGTGCATTTAATGTGTACAGGTGGACTTGAAAGGCTCCAGGTTACCTGGGGCTAACGACAGCCTGCTGGACTGTGAGGCTCCGCCCACGGTTGTCATCGAGGACGCGGACCTGGGGAGCACCGGCAGACTTCACCTCATCAACTGCGGCTTGAAGCGGATCTCCCGCACGACATTCGAAGGTTACCGAGGCCCGAAGACGCTGCAGCTGAATCAGAATCCGCTCGACATCCAGAGGGACGCGTTCCAGGGCCTGACGCGCCTCGAGTTCTTGAGCTTCGACAGAAGCAGAATCCGCGACGTCGACCCCGACTGGTTCGCCCCTCTGACGTCTCTGACTCGCTCGTCTCTCCCGAAGAATGAAATCACGGAGTTGGTGCCGAAGGTGTTCGGCGCCCTGACTCACCTGGAGCAGCTGTACCTGCAGTTCAACCTGCTGAAGTACATCAGCAAGCAGCCCTTCGGGAAGCTGCGCAAGCTAACGAAGCTCGACCTCAGCTTGAACATTATCGATTTCATCGAAGTCGGGACCTTCTGAGACCTGACGAGTCTCAGGTATGTGTTCTCCGCCATGTTGACATTTATTCATTGTTTATTTAACACGCTCATCTTTCCGTTAGGTACCTGGATTTAAGTGGGAATCGGATCAAGAGGCTGACGCCGTTTATTCTGTCTGGCCTGATCAGTCTGAGGACATTGGTTCTGTACAACAACCGCCTCCATTTTAAATCCTACGAAGCTCCTTTCATAAACCTCACTTCTTTGGAGGTATGAGGGTTTTTTTAGAGTCAATAGAATAGCATTTTATGTGTtagagatatttattttgacgattgtatttagttttattgtaaagtaatattgattattagcttttttctttctttcatgatagttttagtttggttcattgtgattgttgtttacatatatttagttgtagggttccctgattgggtaacactggttATATGTCggtgtgggtagcttcaggaccagcatgcacctagGTGGCCTCtggttttttaccagcacacgagAGGCAGTGTCAGCACTTAGTTTGTTTAGTAATTAAATAAGAATAATGACGTATGGAAaaggacattactttcttttggcaacaaaaaaaaacccacgGTGTGTCAGAGGCAATTTGATTTAGATTTATTTGAGTTTGAGACAAATGGCCGCTACATTATGTATAAATCTGttcatctttttatttctcCATCTTCTCTGTGAACTTTGGAGTATCTGGAGATGAACTACCAGGGGCCCGGCGGTCGAGGCCTTGGCGTCATCGGACCGCATTTCTTCCGAGGTCAACGCAGACTTCTCTCGGTTGCCATGGGACACAGCATCCAGATCGACTTCCACCCCGACgctctggtccctctggtccgGTTGAGATCCCTGTACATCGCTGGTGTCGTTATGAAGACGACCAACCTGAGCGCAGTGCTGTCTCCTCTGAAGAACCTGAAGAAGTTGACGCTCTACAGAGCCGACCTCGACGCTCTGCCTGCTGACCTGATGCCACCAGACAATACCCTGGAGGTTCTCCGGGTCCGGTCGAACCACCTGCACAGCGTGGACAGAGCCCTGCTGGACGCTCTCCCGAGGTAGACGAGCTCCGGACATGACGAGCAACGCCGTGGAGACACGTTGCATGTTTTACTttattatgggggggggggggggggagcagataGCCCTGAAGATTCACTTGAGCTCATGAGCCGGTGTTGCCGGATGGGATTACTCTCATCTACTATACAACCAGACAAATTGATTTTGTATCCAAGGTATTTGCCGATTTCTGCAAGAATTGCATTTTTCACTAATTAGATGGATGAACGCTTCTGTTCTGGAAACTACTCCGAAACCCAGATTGTCAATATATCACCAGAGTGGGTCACTACTAGTTAAAATTTGTTTATTAACATCAAGCCTCATAGAAGCCATATGTGACATGGCCTGGAGGTGAGAGGTCACGGGACCCCGCCATGCCGGTCTTCCCTTGCCTTGTAGCTTTGGAGTGATATTTAGCCGATCtagcaaaaatataaaaatctgTAATCTAGCTTCCTATTCTTTGTTAACTTGTACTGATAGATAATtggtgtatatttatgtatttccaGATTGCGTGTTTTGGACATTACAGAGAACCCACTGACCTGTACAATGCCTGGTTTAAGACCTGGGCCATCCACAACACTCAAACACAGGTAAGCCTGGAGACACTGATAGTGACGCGTGtccaaaccaacacacacacacgttgttgaCCCCCTCCAGGTGTCCTACCTGTACAGCCTGCAGTGCGACGGCGACCCCCGCTCTGCGGCCCTGTGGCGGTTCGACGTCACGGCCTGCTCCTCCGAGCCGCTCTCCTTCGCGCTCTTCGTGGCCTGCGCGGTGGCGGACGCGCTGctggtgagtgtgtgcgtggcgCGGCACACGCACGGCGCCGCGCTGCGCTACCTGCTGCTCGTGCTCAGGGCCAGACTGCACGGGCGCAGGAGGGGAGCCGGGGCCGCGTTCCAGTACAACGCGTTCGTCTCCTACTGCGGTAAGGATGAGGGCTGGGTGATGGAGCAGCTGGTGCCCCACCCGGAGAGGCCCGCTGCGGGGCAGCCGAGGCTCCGGCTGTGCCTGCACCACAGGGACTTCGGGCCCGGCGCCGCCGTCCTGGACAACATCGAGGCCGCCATCCACGGCTCCCGCCGCACCATCTGCGTGGTGACGCGCCACTTCCTCCGGAGCGACTGGTGCGCCCTGGAGTTCCAGCTGGCCGGGCTGAGGCTCCTCTGTGACGGcagtgacgtgctgctgctgctggaggagatcCCGGAGCGCTGCCTGTCTCCTTACGCGCGCTTACGCAAGCTCGTGCACAAGAAGACGTACCTGCGGTGGCCCGAGGCGCCGCGGGACCGGGACGCCTTGTGGGTCCGGCTGATCCACGCTGtgaaggacgaggaggagggaggaagaggaggagaacacgtgCTGGCGTAGATCATTTGCTAAAACAATTTCAACATACCGTTATCTGTTTATGGTCTTTTAGTGGATCGTGAattgttttttataaattttGATTTACATGCTGTTGGAAATTTGATAAGAAATTATCGAGCAGGAATTATTAATTAGGTCAAAAAGCTGTTGGGGCTGCAACTGATTATTTTTGATATTTTGTAGTTCAATCGTTGTTGCAgctctaataataatattgtaaaaGTAGTGATATAGTATGTTTTAGATAAGAATGCCATAGTTTAGTATGTCGTACAATATAATAATTGAGttgtcataaaaatgtaaatgtatatgaTTCCATGAGATGAATATGCTATCATAATGCAATAATATGGTATGCTATTAAAAAGTAATCAagttagtttattttttaacaagttTTTTTACCTTATTTAAATTGTGAAAAGAGGTCGAGTGAATAAGAAAACATTTCACGCCAAAGATTTCCAAacacttcatttatttgacattatacattcaaatgaaaataaaaaatattcatatatatttaatatagagCTAATATGCAAGGTACAAACAAATCTGTGTggcatgcatgtatatatacatatacacacgcacgtacacacaagGCGTGGTCTGAATACTATACAGTGTGTATCCTTAGCTGCACAGGTTTCATGGATGCTTCTATTCTTCACTCAGTTGAGGCACAACTTGATTTTAGTGAGAGGTCAGGGGTCGGGCCGAGTGCTGTTTACAGTAAAACGTTTCAATCTCAACAGCTAAACAGTAGGACTCGCAAAGCAAAGCGAAGCTTATTCGTGTTAAGAGTTTCACACTAAAGCGTTAAGAAGGAAAATAATGCAACGCCATCATTCTGCGGTTCAGATCTGCACGCTCATGCAAAGAGTTCGGCTTATTGATCCGAGGTGATAAACTCACACcaaatcaaaacaaacacaatccaGGTTTTAAGAAATAAATCCAGCATCACGAACACGTCACAGTCGTCCACTAAATGAAGAAGTCGGGATGTTTGGTTGCACCGCGATCTACGCCGATTTGAGAGGAATAAAGAAAAGGAGCTTCCTCAAGTCGTGGAGCGATACGCGTCCCGCCCCTCGTCTCCCGCTCCACACACAAGACACTCGCTTATAAAACTCTCACACAGGGCCAGCGTCACATTGTTCTCACTACCAAACCAGTTACAGCACAGCAGACGCCCAACGGCCGAGAGCAACGCCCCGACACGCGTCCAgatgaaccacaacaacacgtcCACAGGATTATAGAAACTGTAACAAGAATAAAATACAGCAGATACTTAATTCATCTCgggaaatatatattattcatactGTGTGTTGTCTATTTGGCAGGATCTGTCAAAATACTGGTGAATCCCCTCGCAGCGCATTTGACACCCATTGGACAGATTAAACATCGATGGATAAAAcaaaggagggaaaaaagaaaccttACTTCTGTTcaattaataatacaaaatactcAAAACAAAACTATGACGACTTGTCAGAGGCGTGGAAGCAGGTCCGGGTTTCAAACCGACCGGTACGAATGCGTTTCCATTTTCCGATGAGAGCCGTCAGCTGTCGCCGGCAAAGCCGAAGCGTTCTgaccaaaaggtcaaaggtcagggacggGAAACAAAAACTCGGACTCTTGATATTCAAATCTTTTTGGAATCCTTTGCCTCAAAAAGCTTCAGACGCTCCTGCACAGTAAGTCCCTCTTTCAGGctctgaaggaggaggagaagaaagacatGTGTTGCTCATTAACAGTAAGGATGGATGTGGGCGGAGCCGAGTGCTAGGAAAACAAACTAGAAAAACACAGACGCCACAAAATCTGATTTTTCTAGTGTGTTATGGAATACGGTCATGCCACACAAGAGGAGGGAGTGGTGCGCACAATGCAGGAATACAACTCACTAACAGAGacaataaaatgaatgaaagaaaGATGAGCGGAGCAGAAGAACAGAGCGCTCTCCTTCCTCCAGAACAGGATCTGAGATCGTTCTGCAGTCGCACGACTAATCACAAGCAGTTATTGCAGACACAATTAACCGGCAGCTTTCTTTTGGGAATGATATTGTGAAACACTAAACATGAGTACGCTGAAACTCTATGATGAGCCGATGGGCTTTtaaagcaatagatgtcacggCTTTGTCCAAAGAAACTAAAACCAACAACCTCCAAACATCACATTCACACTTTTGTTTAACCCGCTGTGATAAATAACTTGTTTTGTATCAATCCAACAAATAAGATAacgtgacatttaaaaaaagggactgGGAGTCagatttatttgtattgattttggTTTGCTGCCTGTCGCTCCGTCTGGACCCCCCAGGCGACGCCTCGTTTCCTCATCTCGCTCACGCAAAGATGACAAATGAGTGCATTTCATAAACATGCCAACCCAGAAAGGCTTCTGGACAACGTTCGCTAATATTAGCTCGCGTGTGACATTCAGGTAACGGGTGAGACGCTGCAGCCGGGCGGGGAGGTCATGCAAGGTCAGGCATGCGTCATGCTGTACCTACAGCACGTCTTGGGGCTCGGGGGGTGAGGGCTGTCAGCTATCCCATGGGACCTGTTCAGTGACAGACTGACGGACAGAACAGAGGAATGAGACGTAGAGGACCAGAGACGTTACGCAGAAAAAACCTCCCTAGCAACCGACTGAACACGCGTGTGCGGCGCGGCGGAGACGCAACAAaccgacagacacacactggaggAGAAGCTTCACGCCGGCAGCGTCTCCACATGTACAACACGCCTGTGATTAGGGAGGAAACGCTCGGTTGTTCCACTCACCTTTGACCTTATGCCTCTTGATTGCTTGGACGCGGTTGATCGTTCCCTTTTCAGGATATCTGGATTACTTTTTGATTTCATGATATCTAAAAACACAATGAATGATTTCCCTTATTATCAATAACTAAAGTCgcatcattttgttttgttgatataGCAGAAACTGGATGTGCATCTAATTTCAATGTTAAATGTTTTTCCAGATCTCAACAGCAGGTGGTCATTACTCCTGACCGGCGTCACGACTCGACTAGATGTGAACATCGTCGGGTTAATCTTAAATGATCCTCTCCTGTTTACCGTATCCAGAGGCGGCCGAGCCGTCCACCGTCTTCTCGCCTAAAGCTTCCGTGGCGAGGAGCAGCTTCTCCTGCAGTTTGCTGATGTCGCAGTCCGTCTTCGCCTTCACGATGCTGAGCTCCGTGTAGATGTTCTTATATTTGTCTGTGGCGTATTTCTTGTCCTGTTGAAATGAAATCATCGACAACGCCTCTCAGTGTCAACACGCCGTCATGAGACGCTCTGGAGGCGCTGCTCTGTTACCTTCAACGCAGACTGCAGTTCGTCTTTTAGAGAGTGGATTTCCTGTTTGAGGTACTGGATCTCGGACTCCTTGATTCGAAGCAACACCTACAAGATGGGGGGGAAACACTCGGAAGATTTAAGATCAAAtcttgtgcatttgtgtgtgtgtgtgtgtgtgttcacacacacctccagttCATACACATCTTTGCCCTTGGTAAGCGGCGACAGCGCCATGTCACCAGTGAAGCAGGAGCGCATGCGGGTGATCTCTGTGGTCAGGCAGTTGTTCAGCTCCTGTTGGACAGAACAGACGTAGATGTGTTCTGACCCGTGGACTCcgctgctcgtgtgtgtgtgtgtgtgtgtgcgttcggaCCTGGTTGTGAGCGTTCAgctcctggttctctctctgacACTGCCGGAGGGCCTGCCTCTCGGCCTCCAGCGCCTGGGCCAGGTGAGCGTTCTCCAGACACTTCTGGGAGTACTGCTCCGACAGCACCTCCAGCTCTCGGTGGATGGACTGCAGCTCTTCCCTGGAAAGTCACAGCGTCGCATTATCGCCCGGTCTCCTCCCATGTTTACCAAAACAGGCAAAACACGAGTGGATATTTTCAATCGCCGCGGATGACGAGCTAACAAAACCAAAGTGACAACATTCTCCTTCAAACTCTAAACCAGACGAATAAGGGACACAAACAATCGGACTCATCATAGAAACCTGAACACGGTTTTCAGggtttgaccttttttttaaaaaaatcaagaaaaagTAAATTGATCAGTCAACTCTTTTTCCAGGAAACCTTCGTGCTTCTTATTTGCAAAGTTTAAAACTCACTCGTATTGTAAGCGAAGTTCATCAATGTCCGAGTTCACTCCGCTCAGCTGGGAGCGATGGgtcttctccagctcctccttgtGTGCGTTCTTCATCGCTTCAATCGCTGCATTCAGAACACATGGCGCTCATGTCATCGCCGTCTGCTGCTCTTGTTTTAAAGCACACACATAATCGGCGGTTAATAGAGTTTTCTTTACCAGCGATTGTGGCCGCCGTCTCCTCGGCCAATAGCCTCTCTCGCTCTTCCAGGAGGTTGGCGATCTCCCTCTGATGCTGCCGCTGGAGGTCGTGAACTAACTTCTGGTGCGTGTCTTCCATCGCTGTGAAGCCGCGCTCGCACGTGGCCTAGGGGAGGAGAGCGTCAACAATCGGATATCTGGAAATGTTTTTGGAAATTGAAACCCATAAACTAAGTGGAGACCATTCAGTGCAACATCTAGGAATAGTTCACTAGGCTACATGGGGGCGTCATGCACAATTAGTGATAGAAGCCATGCAAGCTTTATTTGATTTGAAGGCAAGCTATGTTAGAATGAGAGCTGCATAATTATCATTAATAAACATTTCCTTCTGTCATTGAATGTGGGAAATGGCATGTTTGTTAATGCCCAAATGAAGAAGATATCTCACTTTTACACTCAATTCACTCTGGGAGAAACAAGAATGTCTGTagtaaatgtcattttaataGTTGATAAGACTAGAGGATAATTCAGGTCATCCGCAGTCATCGAGGGCGTCGCCCGGGAGACGTTTACACCGAATATTGTGCCAATCCATCTCGTAGATGTGGAAATATTTCACAAGATAATGAAACTTTACTTGACTCACTTATTGGCTGTAAATCAAAAGTCCTGGTTAGAGGTTATTGAGATATTTCTAGTCataaatataatgtacataATCAAATGTCGAGTGGTGGTGAATGAACTCCCTACTAGATGCTAATAGAGGCTGTGAGACGACTGACGTGATCAAGGTCGCACGTTTCATTCCTTTTCAAATCATTTATAAATCACACCATTTCCCGACTCTAAAACTCTCCGTGCACATTAAACAAAAGCTTGTTGTTAAACTATCTCACTATTCATCTCGTACTCTCTTACTTATTTAGTTTTTGTAATCACTAAAGGTAAAAATGAAAGAGCAAAAACCTTCAGACTTTCAAAGTCTCTCTGGTATTTCTCTCTCAGGCTGGCCACGCCTCCTTGGAGGTGCTCGCTCTGCAGCTCGTCCCTCATGGCGCTCGTCTGAGCCTCCAGCTCCTGGACGCGCTCCTTCAGAGCCCCCATGGTCTGCGCCTCCTCCCTCttgccctgctcctcctcttccatcggGGTGGCGGCGTCACCGGGCTGCTGCTCGTGGATGCGCTGAATGCTCTCGGCGTAGTGCGCGTGCAGCTCGTCGGCCTCCTGccggtggaggagctgcagctcaCGGACCCTCTGctcgagctgctcctccaggctcctcgCGCGGCACTCGCTCCGCTCCTCCGCGGCGCCCGTGTCGGCGAGCAGAACCTCCAGCTTCCTCTGGCCGCCGGCCGCCGTCTCCGCCAGCGCCAgctcggcggcggcgcggcCGCCCTCCGCCCGGCTCAGCTCCCGCTGGTGCCGCTGCTTCAGCTCCTCGGCCTCCTGGTTGAAGTGCTGCTCCAGGAGCGccagctgcttctgctgctgCGACAGCTGGTTCACGCGCTTGCTGATCTCGCTCTTCAGCGCGTGGTTCTCCTTCTGGAGGGCGGACACCGTCTGCGTGAAGTTCTGCCGCTCGTCCCGCAGGGACTCTTCGTATTTCTCTCGGATGGCGCCGACGTTGCGGGCGTGCCGCTGGACCAGAGCGCCCATGTTCTGACCCGTCTGCTCGCACCGGCCCACGTCTCGTTGGTGCAGCGCCCGGAGCCGGCACGCCACATACGCCACCTGAGCCTGGATCAGGGCGTCGCGCATACACAGCGAGGCGCCGGTGAAACGACGCGGCGTGCGGCGGCCCAGAAGAGCGCAGATCATCTCCGCCAGGCCGGGCCGGTTGCCGCCGCGCTCGATCTCTTCGGCGTACTTCTGGAGGATGGCCGCTTGCCGCTGCAGCTCGTCGGCCAGGCCGTCGTGGGCATTCTGCAGCGAGTCCATGGAGTCGACGCCGCAAGAGGGCGTCTCTCCAGCCAAGTGTCGGTCGACGATGTCCTCGGCTAAACCTCGAGCCTCTTCCGTTTCAATCTGCTCCATGTAGGGGGCGAGTTCAGGGGGGCGGATGTCGGCGAGTTCCGGTTTACCAAACCCAAAGTTGTGTTGGACTTCTTGGATTACATTTTTCAAATCGGGCCTTTTGGAAGCTTCGATAATTGTTTTCAGAGCCAATTCCCTCTGGCGGAGGTTATCGTGGGCATGAGTCAACTCCTTTTTCAGTATTTTGAATTTCTCCTGGTAGCAGAGTTTGAGGTTCTGAATGGAGAAGGCCAGCTCTGCTTTGACCACGGTGCTGAAGACGGCTGCAGCGTCGACATCTGCGTCAGCTCCGCCCTCTCTGGATGGACCTCCATCCGTCTCAGCTTTTTCCAATTCTTTACAGAATGAACTCTCCAGCATCAACTTCCGGGTCAAGACATCGGCGTAAACTATAGCCAGGCAGTCTTTGTCCCCCTTTTTAATGTTCTCCATGTCTTCCCATATCTCAGCGAGAGATTGTAGGACGTCGGACTTGGACGTGCGTATCAACAGAGCCATCTTGTTCAGCGCGACGGCTTCGAACGACAACGTCGTTGCAAAGAGGTGCAGAGCGTCTTCATCGAGAGTCTCTGGGGTTCGATGGACGGCCTGCTCTCCTGACGTCTCGTGTCCTTGTCGGATGAACAGCGATGCGTTGAACAGATCATTCTCTATCTCTGACAGCGAGTGCAGCTGGGAGTCAGCGGTGTCGTCCGAGCCACTGAGAATAAATCGGACTTTCTCTCGACACTTTTCCACACACGCCAGGGCCTTGGCATAATGCTCACTGCTACTCCTCTGGATCCCAGTTTCACAACAGAACTCCTGAGCGGGGCTGGGCTGCCTTCCTGTCATCGTTACGTCAGTCCCTGAGATGCCCTCTGCTTGGAGGGATCGTTCCTCTTCTAGATTCTGGGTGAGGCGTCTCAGTTTATCCTCAGTGGCGAGCAGTTTAGCCTCCAGGGCGTGGATGATACAGATGAATTTATCTGAGTCACTACTGTCAGATAAGGTGATATCAGAGGAGATAATTCCTTCACTTGGACGGATGTCTTCATTGACTTCCTCGGTAATGCTTTGCCTCGTGTCTGCAGAGGTATCGCTCACAGGGCTCGTGTCCAGGCCCTCTTGGTTTATGTATTTTTGGCACTGGATACTGGAGAAGCGTATCCTCGGTCTCTTGGCTTGAGACTCCTTATCATCCGGGCAGTTCTCTGCATGTGATGCATCGTCAAAGGAAAGTAAGTCGTCATTGTTTGCCGATAAGGAGGCCGATGTCTTGAGCCTGgacttcttgctctgctcgggGATTTGCTGCCTCTCCACGTGGAGGTCGGCGTAGCCCAGCTGCAGGGCGTTGagctgctgctccagctccGCTATGCGGTCCTTTGCAACCACAAGCTTGGCCTTCAGATCTTTCTCGGCACTGCAGGGCTCAACCTTATCCAAGATGCTTTGACTCATTTGACAAAGAAGCTCCTCCTTCGCCTGCAACTTCTGTTCCGTTTCCTCCAAGCTGTTGCCAAGCGCGGCCATTTTCACCAGggcctccttcaggtcctcctccttCCGCTCCACCAGCCTCTCGTACATCTCCTTCGTCTGCTggatctcctcctctttttctctcaggAACTGGCTTATCTTCTCAAACTCTTGGGTGGCCCTCTCATAGGAGTGCTCCAGGATGTAGTAGTCGGCCTCCTCCGTTTCCAGGCGGTTGCGGAGCTTACTCACCTCCCGGTCTGCTTCTGCAATCTGGTTCAGAAGCTCCTGACAGCGGCAGGTGAGACGGCCTTTCTCTTCTTCTAGCCGCCGCATGCTCTCCCTGAGGGACTCGGCAATGTCCGTCTTCTGGGCCAGCTCCTCTTGCAACTTCAGCATCTCCTCCCTGCCTTCCGTTCCCCCAGAGGCCTGCCTCCCTCTCAACAGGGCCTCCACGTGCCGCTCGGCCTCCAGCTgtcggctctccgtctccttcTGCGCGCTCTCGGCCTCGGCGAGGCGGCGACGCAGATTCTGCCTCTCGCTCT
This region includes:
- the LOC130203218 gene encoding uncharacterized protein LOC130203218 isoform X4 produces the protein MSSKDNPCRKFQANIFNKSKCQNCFKPRESHLLTDEDLNQAKPIYGGWLLLAPEGTNFDNPLHRSRKWQRRFFILYEHGLLRYALDEMPSTLPQGTINMNQCSDVVDGESRTGQKNSLCVLTPDKEHFIRAECKEIINGWQEALTVYPRTNKQNQKKKRKVDPPSHQEPGPSKVTVTSSSGGSVPCVAGSIAGAERVPISRATLWQEEHRWSRASIPCSRSASCLSQLSQPDAAGATQDDGGTMSAGRKVRVESGYFSLEKTKSEPFPQCQPPQHLPLSSSPSSSSLGALSPRYTSESESQTSPFQPSRDALPSSGALVSPSSSAISSSQSSLDSEPGGTTPTWEGRVGGGAGGGGGGSACSVSGGGGLCSVSGGGGRVGRPGREYAALSDVPRARRLSHREAFRSEKKRQELRTRTRSPGREEVARLFGEDRRRSQVIGRFEEGQPVERMDMSSSTEPAATLTPRQGRSERRYLANKHDMSLDAGKDRSDPDVSSSTCASLRRAKSLDRRATESSMTPDLLNFKKGWMTKLYEDGMWKKHWFVLTDQSLRCYKDSIAEEASELDGEIDLSTCYDVKEFPVQRNYGFQILCKEEACTLSAMTSGIRRNWIQAIMKSVRPAVAPDVTRKNISLKLSVLKPRSLADEKTKAHVLLEPCPQVTSEPSPSPEAPESDVHRQPAGANASAANASELRKSRVRERRREGRSKTFDWSEFKTERTEKSVKERADTIDLSSSFSTTSSCCSPSSSPSSMASSPVSSSSLQTSSVSGAHPPSVRVEAEQGSVGRSVPPPRSVTHMPNSVTVTMISTLNTTPPAQPSIPERQEHGRMEVDRPAGEDKKDDRTSDVQEEIEQQWHQVETTPLREEKQVQIHTASGNPDRLPAHELAALLDKELGQKQQELDGLQKQNNVLKEQLEDALGREQSARDGYVLQNATPPSSSPHRVPWQCLHKLNQDLHGELETQKHKRDLAQQQIRTLKRSYTEAQDAVDHHEAGIQALQAKLASAMAEILASEHAVARMRNELKLEQQRSTEQDEEHGRGEATLRAQLKDSEDRLRDIEASLLERNQALRHLERQQALQRDHMREIQRLQERLQEVTARLSATEDGHALKEERLRREQHSMQESHESERQNLRRRLAEAESAQKETESRQLEAERHVEALLRGRQASGGTEGREEMLKLQEELAQKTDIAESLRESMRRLEEEKGRLTCRCQELLNQIAEADREVSKLRNRLETEEADYYILEHSYERATQEFEKISQFLREKEEEIQQTKEMYERLVERKEEDLKEALVKMAALGNSLEETEQKLQAKEELLCQMSQSILDKVEPCSAEKDLKAKLVVAKDRIAELEQQLNALQLGYADLHVERQQIPEQSKKSRLKTSASLSANNDDLLSFDDASHAENCPDDKESQAKRPRIRFSSIQCQKYINQEGLDTSPVSDTSADTRQSITEEVNEDIRPSEGIISSDITLSDSSDSDKFICIIHALEAKLLATEDKLRRLTQNLEEERSLQAEGISGTDVTMTGRQPSPAQEFCCETGIQRSSSEHYAKALACVEKCREKVRFILSGSDDTADSQLHSLSEIENDLFNASLFIRQGHETSGEQAVHRTPETLDEDALHLFATTLSFEAVALNKMALLIRTSKSDVLQSLAEIWEDMENIKKGDKDCLAIVYADVLTRKLMLESSFCKELEKAETDGGPSREGGADADVDAAAVFSTVVKAELAFSIQNLKLCYQEKFKILKKELTHAHDNLRQRELALKTIIEASKRPDLKNVIQEVQHNFGFGKPELADIRPPELAPYMEQIETEEARGLAEDIVDRHLAGETPSCGVDSMDSLQNAHDGLADELQRQAAILQKYAEEIERGGNRPGLAEMICALLGRRTPRRFTGASLCMRDALIQAQVAYVACRLRALHQRDVGRCEQTGQNMGALVQRHARNVGAIREKYEESLRDERQNFTQTVSALQKENHALKSEISKRVNQLSQQQKQLALLEQHFNQEAEELKQRHQRELSRAEGGRAAAELALAETAAGGQRKLEVLLADTGAAEERSECRARSLEEQLEQRVRELQLLHRQEADELHAHYAESIQRIHEQQPGDAATPMEEEEQGKREEAQTMGALKERVQELEAQTSAMRDELQSEHLQGGVASLREKYQRDFESLKATCERGFTAMEDTHQKLVHDLQRQHQREIANLLEERERLLAEETAATIAAIEAMKNAHKEELEKTHRSQLSGVNSDIDELRLQYEEELQSIHRELEVLSEQYSQKCLENAHLAQALEAERQALRQCQRENQELNAHNQELNNCLTTEITRMRSCFTGDMALSPLTKGKDVYELEVLLRIKESEIQYLKQEIHSLKDELQSALKDKKYATDKYKNIYTELSIVKAKTDCDISKLQEKLLLATEALGEKTVDGSAASGYDIMKSKSNPDILKRERSTASKQSRGIRSKSLKEGLTVQERLKLFEAKDSKKI